The region TACCATCTCGGTGGCGGTGGGGCTCGCGGTGGTGTCCGTCATCACAGGAATCATACTGTCCGCGCTGGCCGACCTGCCGACCAGCGCAGTGATAATCTTCGTATCAATCACGGCAGCGGCGCTTTGCGGGATATACAGAAGGCTTGGTGGTCGCGGGTGAGAAAGAGAAACAATCTCGAGGTTCTGTCTTTCAGCCTGCCGGCGGAGCTCGTGCGCGGGCTGGATGCCCTGTCCAGAAAAGTCGGGTACACCGCGCGATCCGAGCTGATTCGAGACGCCATAAGGCTCCTGATAAAGCGCCACCAGAAGCTCGAGCGTCTCGAGGGTATGGCGGAGGGGATAATCATCGCCATCTACGACCACTCTGCGGAGAAGAAGGTCTCCGAGCTCAGGCACAGGTTCACCGACATCGTCCGCTCCTACACCCATTGCGACTTCGACCTGAACGACCGGAGATGCTGCGAGGTCCTGATATTCAGAGGAGAGGCGGGGAGGGTCAGGGGACTCGCAAATGGAATGCAAGCGATAAAGAAGGTGGATGAGATTCAGGTATTCATTGCCCGATGAC is a window of Thermoplasmata archaeon DNA encoding:
- a CDS encoding CopG family ribbon-helix-helix protein, coding for MRKRNNLEVLSFSLPAELVRGLDALSRKVGYTARSELIRDAIRLLIKRHQKLERLEGMAEGIIIAIYDHSAEKKVSELRHRFTDIVRSYTHCDFDLNDRRCCEVLIFRGEAGRVRGLANGMQAIKKVDEIQVFIAR